A single genomic interval of Camelina sativa cultivar DH55 chromosome 11, Cs, whole genome shotgun sequence harbors:
- the LOC104725217 gene encoding allene oxide synthase, chloroplastic-like, giving the protein MASSVSTPFPISLHPKTVPSRPLKFRVLTRPIRASGSDLAVESRTGSKDLPIRPIPGSYGFPIVGPISDRWDYFYNQGPEEFFKSRIRKYDSTVYRVNMPPGAFIAENPQVVALLDGKSFQVLFDVDKVEKKDLFTGTFMPSTELTGGYRILSYLDPSEPKHAKLKTLLFFLLKSARNRIFPEFRATYSELFDSLEKELSLKGKAEFGGSSDAAAFNFLAKAFYGTNPADTKLKADAPGLITKWVLFNLHPLLTAGLPRVIEEPLLHTFSLPPALVKSDYNRLYEFFYESAGEILVEADNLGISREEATHNLLFATCFNTWGGMKILFPNMVKRIGRAGQKVHIRLAEEIRSVIKSNGGELTMGAIEKMELTKSVVYECLRFEPPVPAQYARAKRDMVIESHDAAFKVKAGEMLYGYQPLATKDPKIFDRADEFVPERFVGEEGEKLLRHVLWSNGPETETPTVGNKQCAGKDFVVLVARLFVIELFRRYDSFDIEVGKSALGSSVNFSSLKKASF; this is encoded by the coding sequence ATGGCTTCTTCAGTTTCAACTCCTTTCCCAATCTCTCTTCACCCAAAGACCGTTCCTTCAAGGCCGTTGAAATTTCGAGTTCTGACCCGTCCGATCAGAGCCTCCGGATCAGATCTAGCCGTAGAGTCACGAACCGGATCTAAAGATCTCCCTATCCGTCCCATACCCGGAAGCTACGGTTTCCCAATCGTTGGACCAATCAGTGACCGTTGGGATTACTTTTACAATCAAGGACCTGAAGAGTTCTTCAAATCTCGCATCCGTAAATACGACTCTACCGTCTACAGAGTCAACATGCCACCTGGTGCTTTCATCGCCGAGAATCCACAAGTCGTGGCTCTGCTCGACGGTAAAAGCTTCCAAGTTTTATTCGACGTCGATAAAGTCGAAAAGAAAGATCTCTTCACCGGTACTTTCATGCCATCAACTGAACTAACCGGCGGCTACCGTATCCTTTCTTACCTCGACCCGTCGGAGCCTAAACACGCTAAGCTCAAAACActtcttttcttcctcctcaagTCAGCTCGAAACCGGATCTTCCCGGAGTTTCGAGCAACTTACTCGGAGCTATTCGATTCTCTTGAGAAAGAGCTTTCCCTTAAAGGAAAAGCCGAATTCGGCGGCTCCAGTGATGCAGCCGCCTTTAATTTCTTGGCTAAAGCTTTCTACGGGACGAATCCCGCAGATACAAAGCTTAAAGCCGATGCGCCGGGTCTCATCACTAAATGGGTCTTGTTCAACCTTCACCCTTTGCTCACTGCTGGTTTACCAAGGGTTATAGAAGAGCCTCTCCTCCACACCTTTAGTTTACCTCCAGCGTTGGTCAAATCTGATTACAATAGACTCTACGAGTTTTTCTACGAATCAGCCGGTGAAATTCTCGTTGAAGCCGATAATTTGGGTATCTCGCGAGAAGAAGCGACACACAACCTACTCTTCGCCACGTGCTTCAACACGTGGGGTGGGATGAAGATACTGTTCCCGAATATGGTTAAACGGATCGGGCGAGCGGGTCAAAAAGTCCATATCCGGTTAGCGGAGGAGATTCGATCCGTGATTAAATCCAACGGCGGAGAATTAACGATGGGTGCGATTGAGAAGATGGAGTTAACCAAATCAGTGGTTTACGAATGTCTCCGGTTTGAACCGCCGGTTCCGGCTCAATACGCTAGAGCGAAGAGGGATATGGTGATCGAGAGCCACGACGCGGCGTTTAAAGTGAAAGCCGGTGAAATGCTCTACGGTTACCAACCGTTGGCGACGAAGGATCCGAAGATTTTTGATCGGGCGGATGAGTTTGTGCCGGAGAGATTCGTcggagaggaaggagagaagCTTTTGCGGCATGTGTTGTGGTCTAATGGACCGGAGACAGAGACTCCCACAGTGGGAAATAAACAGTGCGCCGGTAAGGATTTCGTTGTTTTGGTGGCGAGGTTGTTCGTGATTGAGCTTTTCCGGCGATATGATTCGTTTGATATTGAGGTTGGTAAGTCGGCGTTAGGTAGCTCCGTTAATTTCTCGTCGTTAAAGAAAGCTAGCTTTTAG
- the LOC104725216 gene encoding uncharacterized protein LOC104725216 produces MLTRVIFLTAVATSILVVLLLALLSPVPDYDPPGSLFSFSLYVQQTHIPSSTYSSRRPSQRIARPRGRGGGGALIFRRTLTEGPENNSRIVGKAEGFIIPHEDFANSDFNVIYLTLETPEYTGSVSIRSRDMTHKLEEVMEVVGGTGAFAFARGIAMFAEVDDHEEESVTTYRVKLLLRFPHTSHLDPQ; encoded by the coding sequence ATGCTAACTAGAGTCATCTTCCTCACCGCAGTCGCCACTTCTATTCTCGTCGTCCTTCTACTCGCTTTACTCTCACCTGTTCCTGATTACGACCCGCCGGGatcactcttctccttctccctctACGTTCAGCAAACGCATATACCATCCTCCACCTATTCGTCTCGTCGGCCCAGTCAACGCATAGCCCGTCCCCGcggacgaggaggaggaggagcattGATTTTCCGGCGTACACTAACGGAAGGACCAGAAAACAATTCTCGGATAGTAGGCAAAGCCGAGGGATTCATAATCCCGCATGAAGATTTTGCTAACTCGGATTTTAACGTGATATACTTGACGTTGGAGACGCCCGAGTACACGGGGAGTGTTAGCATTAGGAGCAGAGACATGACACATAAATTGGAAGAGGTTATGGAGGTAGTAGGAGGGACAGGAGCTTTCGCGTTTGCTCGTGGAATTGCCATGTTTGCTGAGGTTGATGATCATGAGGAAGAATCTGTAACCACTTATCGTGTTAAGCTTCTGCTTAGATTTCCACATACTTCTCACCTAGATCCACAATGA